The following proteins come from a genomic window of Salvia hispanica cultivar TCC Black 2014 chromosome 4, UniMelb_Shisp_WGS_1.0, whole genome shotgun sequence:
- the LOC125223027 gene encoding F-box/kelch-repeat protein SKIP11-like: protein MLEDRACWVSRDYSRSCERKGRWPYVNLGLENAGILQMKRPLEGINRGEDIEICVRKVPKRPVDQMDTVSPIGGIVNAALAQSAMQSRSRRHAGENSNTTSLIGGIGCDLSISCLIKCSRADYGAIASLNRSFQSLIRTGELYRLRRQNKVAEHWVYLSCQLLEWEAFDPSRRRWMRLPRMNPDDCFVFADKESLAVGTELLVFGRDLMSHVIYRYSLLTNTWTKGMRMNAPRCLFGSASLGEIAILAGGCDLNGSILSSVELYNSESGTWTTLPSMKKSRKMCSAVFLDGKFYVVGGIGGADNVLLTCGEEYNLDTQTWTEIPNMSPVRTGAARDNEPPATSEAPPLIAVVNNQLYAADYADMEIRSYEKDNRVWVMVGRLPERADSMYGWGLAFRACGDRLMVIGGPRNAGEGFIEVNSWVPSEGPPQWHLLDRKRSGNFVYNCAVMGC, encoded by the coding sequence ATGCTGGAAGACCGGGCTTGTTGGGTGTCGAGGGACTATTCACGTAGTTGTGAGCGAAAAGGCAGGTGGCCTTACGTGAATTTGGGGTTGGAGAATGCCGGTATTCTGCAGATGAAGCGGCCATTAGAGGGTATAAATAGAGGTGAAGATATTGAAATTTGTGTCAGAAAGGTGCCTAAGCGACCCGTTGATCAAATGGATACCGTTTCTCCAATCGGTGGCATAGTAAATGCGGCCTTGGCCCAATCCGCCATGCAGTCTAGGAGTAGGCGGCACGCGGGTGAAAATTCTAATACGACTTCGTTAATTGGTGGCATTGGTTGCGACCTCTCCATTAGTTGTCTGATCAAGTGCTCTAGAGCTGATTATGGGGCGATTGCATCCTTGAATCGGAGCTTCCAGTCTCTTATTAGGACCGGGGAGCTGTACAGATTGAGACGGCAAAATAAGGTGGCCGAGCATTGGGTCTACCTGTCGTGCCAACTGTTGGAATGGGAGGCGTTCGACCCTAGCCGTCGCAGGTGGATGCGCTTGCCAAGAATGAACCCTGACGATTGTTTCGTGTTTGCAGATAAGGAATCCCTCGCGGTTGGAACTGAGCTTCTTGTTTTTGGTAGGGATCTCATGTCCCACGTGATTTACCGTTACAGCTTGCTAACCAACACATGGACTAAGGGGATGAGGATGAATGCGCCCCGGTGTTTGTTCGGGTCTGCAAGCCTCGGGGAGATCGCCATCTTGGCCGGCGGTTGTGACTTAAACGGCAGCATTCTTAGCTCGGTAGAGCTCTACAACTCCGAGTCGGGGACATGGACGACACTCCCGAGCATGAAAAAATCAAGGAAGATGTGCTCCGCCGTGTTCCTCGACGGGAAATTTTACGTCGTCGGAGGGATTGGAGGGGCCGACAACGTGCTTCTCACGTGCGGAGAGGAGTACAACTTGGATACTCAAACTTGGACTGAAATACCTAACATGTCCCCGGTGCGTACTGGTGCAGCACGGGACAACGAGCCACCTGCTACATCCGAGGCACCCCCGTTGATCGCTGTCGTAAATAATCAGCTATACGCTGCGGACTATGCGGATATGGAGATTCGGAGCTACGAGAAAGATAACAGGGTGTGGGTGATGGTAGGGAGGTTGCCCGAACGCGCTGATTCAATGTACGGCTGGGGTTTGGCGTTTAGGGCATGCGGTGATCGGCTCATGGTTATTGGGGGGCCTCGTAATGCCGGTGAAGGATTCATCGAGGTCAATTCGTGGGTCCCGAGCGAAGGTCCGCCGCAGTGGCATTTGCTTGATAGAAAGAGGTCTGGcaattttgtgtataattgTGCTGTGATGGGCTGCTGA
- the LOC125185343 gene encoding uncharacterized protein LOC125185343 encodes MIKKLYQVSSFIIRRLKDLTERPSTADVCCDKNDGDQTVQIGVQRRKLATTLLDQPKKPLNQANQKQIWSRIKLTNDNQRKFEEYFFQDINCIMFPRDKEHWKLINGSAALKE; translated from the exons ATgatcaaaaaattatatcaagtTTCCTCTTTTATCATCCGCCGATTGAAGGATTTAACCGAACGACCTTCAACCGCTGACGTCTGCTGCGACAAAAACGATGGCGACCAAACGGTGCAGATCGGAGTTCAAAGGAGGAAACTTGCTACAACACTTCTTGATCAACCAAAAAAACCATTAAACCAAGCAAATCAAAAACAAATCTGGAGCCGGATCAAGCTCACGAACGACAACCAAAGAAAATTCGAAGAATACTTCTTCCAAG atATAAATTGCATAATGTTTCCAAG gGATAAAGAGCATTGGAAATTGATTAATGGATCAGCAGCtttgaaagaataa
- the LOC125220289 gene encoding uncharacterized protein LOC125220289 has product MFDEYLYVGETTGRECLKTFCKLVVDAFGDTYLRRPTADDCQRLMRMHETVHGFPGILGSIDCGYKGSHPTMILEAVADQRLWIWHAYFGVVGSNNDINFLNSSTLFADQCRGREPAIEFTANGRRHHMGYYLADGIYPRWPVFLKTITCPIGERRVLFAAKQESAQKDVEWAFGVLQSRWAIVKGSARFWYKEVIADVMYACIIMHNMIVEQEVGHVTDWVDDEAGSSSSTATPPVTRGLPMGFGEVLQRQSSMHSQQDHTQLMTDMIEEVWNRNRR; this is encoded by the exons atgttcgacgagtacctttACGTCGGGGAGACAACTGGCCGCGAATGTCTCAAGACTTTTTGTAAGTTAGTTGTGGACGCTTTTGGCGACACATATTTGCGACGCCCGACTGCTGATGATTGTCAGAGGCTGATGAGGATGCACGAGACGGTGCACGGCTTCCCTGGGATTCTAGGGAGCATCGACT GCGGCTACAAGGGCAGCCACCCTACGATGATCCTGGAAGCCGTCGCTGACCAACGCctctggatctggcatgcctaCTTCGGTGTAgtcgggtcgaacaacgacatcaacttCCTCAACTCGTCCACCCTCTTCGCGGATCAGTGCAGGGGTCGCGAACCGGCCATCGAGTTCACTGCCAACGGCCGCAGAcatcatatggggtactacttgGCCGATGGCATATACCCAAGGTGGCCTGTTTTTTTGAAGACGATCACCTGCCCAATTGGTGAGAGGAGAGTCTTGTTTGCGGCAAAGCAGGAGTCCGCGCAGAAGGATGTGGAGTGGgcttttggggtgctccaatcgcggtgGGCAATCGTGAAAGGTTCGGCGCGTTTCTGGTACAAGGAAGTCATCGCCGacgtcatgtatgcgtgcatcatcatgcataacatgatagtcgaacaagAAGTTGGACATGTCACCGATTGGGTGGATGATGAAGCCGGATCTAGCTCCAGCACGGCGACCCCGCCTGTCACTCGAGGATTACCGATGGGCTTCGGTGAGGTTCTACAGCGACAGAGCTCAATGCACAGCCAACAAGACCATACTCAGCTCATGaccgacatgattgaagaagtttggaaccGCAACCGCCGTTGA
- the LOC125219512 gene encoding binding partner of ACD11 1-like isoform X1, with the protein MKTRGYAVEITNLSPNATEKDVRDFLTFCGAIQHVEFVRTGDSECVTYVTFKNPHAVETAVLLSGDTILDQPVRIVQWGHCGVDYNVHNHSSWKIEDDVNLSQRSERHEAAPSAGKAVYSAQDTAKAMAAKGFVLGKDAVVRAKAYAESHQVPAAAIAKVSRLSNGIGLTDKITYGIQTAKSVDQRYHISGTTRSAVSVTQKTAASAANAVVSSSYFSKGALWLSGALNRASQVAGDLGNRGVGKDSQ; encoded by the exons ATGAAGACGAGAGGTTATGCAGTAGAAATCACAAACCTATCTCCTAATGCAACGGAGAAAGATGTTCGTGATTTTCTCACCTTCTGTGGCGCAATTCAACATGTTGAATTTGTCAG AACCGGTGACTCTGAATGTGTCACCTATGTGACTTTCAAAAATCCGCATGCTGTGGAAACTGCTGTTCTTCTCAGT gGAGACACAATCTTGGATCAACCTGTACGCATAGTACAATGGGGACATTGTGGCGTCGATTATAATGTTCACAATCACTCTTCAtggaagattgaagacgatGTTAATCTTAGC CAGCGTTCTGAGAGACACGAGGCTGCGCCATCTGCTGGAAAAGCCGTCTATTCTGCCCAAGACACTGCAAAAGCAATGGCCGCCAAAGGATTTGTACTCGGAAAAGACGCAGTGGTGAGAGCTAAAGCATATGCAGAATCCCATCAAGTACCGGCAGCTGCAATAGCGAAGGTTTCACGGCTTAGCAATGGAATCGGGTTGACTGATAAGATAACTTACGGGATTCAAACAGCCAAATCTGTGGATCAAAGGTATCACATTTCAGGTACAACGAGATCAGCTGTGTCTGTGACGCAGAAGACTGCAGCTTCAGCTGCAAACGCGGTGGTTAGCTCGAGTTACTTCTCTAAGGGAGCTCTCTGGTTGTCCGGTGCTCTGAACAGAGCCTCTCAGGTTGCTGGAGATCTTGGCAATCGCGGTGTTGGCAAAGATAGCCAGTGA
- the LOC125219512 gene encoding binding partner of ACD11 1-like isoform X2: MKTRGYAVEITNLSPNATEKDVRDFLTFCGAIQHVEFVRTGDSECVTYVTFKNPHAVETAVLLSGDTILDQPVRIVQWGHCGVDYNVHNHSSWKIEDDVNLSRSERHEAAPSAGKAVYSAQDTAKAMAAKGFVLGKDAVVRAKAYAESHQVPAAAIAKVSRLSNGIGLTDKITYGIQTAKSVDQRYHISGTTRSAVSVTQKTAASAANAVVSSSYFSKGALWLSGALNRASQVAGDLGNRGVGKDSQ; the protein is encoded by the exons ATGAAGACGAGAGGTTATGCAGTAGAAATCACAAACCTATCTCCTAATGCAACGGAGAAAGATGTTCGTGATTTTCTCACCTTCTGTGGCGCAATTCAACATGTTGAATTTGTCAG AACCGGTGACTCTGAATGTGTCACCTATGTGACTTTCAAAAATCCGCATGCTGTGGAAACTGCTGTTCTTCTCAGT gGAGACACAATCTTGGATCAACCTGTACGCATAGTACAATGGGGACATTGTGGCGTCGATTATAATGTTCACAATCACTCTTCAtggaagattgaagacgatGTTAATCTTAGC CGTTCTGAGAGACACGAGGCTGCGCCATCTGCTGGAAAAGCCGTCTATTCTGCCCAAGACACTGCAAAAGCAATGGCCGCCAAAGGATTTGTACTCGGAAAAGACGCAGTGGTGAGAGCTAAAGCATATGCAGAATCCCATCAAGTACCGGCAGCTGCAATAGCGAAGGTTTCACGGCTTAGCAATGGAATCGGGTTGACTGATAAGATAACTTACGGGATTCAAACAGCCAAATCTGTGGATCAAAGGTATCACATTTCAGGTACAACGAGATCAGCTGTGTCTGTGACGCAGAAGACTGCAGCTTCAGCTGCAAACGCGGTGGTTAGCTCGAGTTACTTCTCTAAGGGAGCTCTCTGGTTGTCCGGTGCTCTGAACAGAGCCTCTCAGGTTGCTGGAGATCTTGGCAATCGCGGTGTTGGCAAAGATAGCCAGTGA